The proteins below are encoded in one region of Silene latifolia isolate original U9 population chromosome 2, ASM4854445v1, whole genome shotgun sequence:
- the LOC141642930 gene encoding uncharacterized protein LOC141642930 produces the protein MTTISELRDFDAVVRDAGLDEWQHLIRRVAPFRFMALWRVANWLRATTIEALAGGRGRQRERDLERELAQSREETSRLLRELEVRDAEIVALEARVTELGGDQL, from the exons atgacgacgatctccgagcttcgcgacttcgATGCGGTggtgagagatgctggtctagacgagtggcagcatctgattcggagg gttgcgccattCCGGTtcatggctttgtggagggtagccaactggCTACGAGCTActaccatcgaggcacttgctggcggtcgaggacgtcag agggagcgtgacctggagcgagagcttgcccagtcccgggaggagacatctcgcctgctgagggagctagaggttcgcgacgccgagatcgttgctctcgaggcgagagtcactgagctaggcggcgaccagctGTAG